The genome window CCGAGCCGGTCTCGTAGGCCAGCACCTTGTTGTGCAGGTGCACCTTCGGCAGCCCCGGCACCGTGCCGAGCACAACGTCCTCGATGCTGGGCAGCGTCGCGTTGGTCACCGACACCGTGTCGCCGTCACAGCTCATCCCCTCGGAGGTCCACAGGATGTGGACCTCGTCGAAGGCCGTGGGCGTCGAGCTCATCGGCCACCTCCCCCTGGTCGCCTGGCCCCGCCTCCCGTGCGGTGCGGGGACCGCCGAGCTGCGGCGGGTCCGGATTCCCAAGGTAGAGGCGGCGGCTGGGTCCCGCAGCGGGATCTTCCGTCCGTTGTGGACGGCGTGATCGTCCCCTTGCGACAGTCCCGCGGCTCAGCGGCCCGGTTCGAAACCGGGTTCGGTCCGCGGCGCGGCGATCAGCTCGCCGACCAGTTCGCGCACGAGGCCGGCCGCCCGGTCGACGGCTGCTGCGACCGGCGCGGACAGGCCCATCCGCTCCGCGCAGTCCAGTGGCCGGCACCCCACCACCAGTGCTCTGCCGACGCTGCCGCCGAGAGCCCTGAACAGGCCGAACACCGCGTCGGGCGTCATGCCGTGGGCGTCCATCACCGGGGCGGCCGCGCCGGGGGCCGCCGGCTCGACCGCGTCCAGGTCGGCCTCGATGACCTGGACGGTTCCCGGCTCCTCCGGCAGGGGCACCGCGTCGACGAGCACCACGGCGTCGTATCCGTTCATCAGCTCGTACGCGAGGTGGACGCCCCGGACGCCGAAGTCGGCGACCCGCACGCCTTCGGGGTGCTCCTCATCCAGCAGGCGGCCCACGACCTCCACCCCGAAGCCGTCGTCTCCCAGGAACACGTTTCCGATCCCCGCGACGAGGACCCTGCCGCTCATCGCCCCTCCCGCTGCGGGAAGCGCACCGTGCCGTGCAGGCGTTCGAGCACCTCGGGCGGCAGGCCATCGGTGCGTTCGATGAGCTCGGCCGCGCGCGGGTCGGTCTCCCTGACCTCCTGCTTCTCGGCGTCGGTCAGGGTCATGGTGCGCAGCGTGAGGATCTCGTCGATCTCGGTGGCGTCGAACAGGTCCCCGGGGCTCTGCGCCGACACCGCCGGGTGGTCGTAGAGGATGATCGGCGCCGACAGCACGACGTCGTTCGAGCCCGGCTCGCCCACCAGCACCGGCCAGGTGTGCTCGTTGCGGCAGGACTTCGCCGCCGCGCGGGCGCGTTGCGGCGGGTCGAGCAGCGAGAGGAAGCCGCCGTCCTGAATGGCCAGCATGGTGTGGGCCGACACCATGGCGCGGCGGAGCATCTCGTCGCGGCCGTCGCCCGGTCGCGGTGTCCACGGCGTGCGGTTCTCCACTGTGACGGCGACCTTGCGAAGCTCGGGGACGTCCTCGACGCCGCGTACCTCGAGGCGGACGACTCCGGCGAGCGGGCACGTGCGCTCGTCCTCGCCGGTTTCACCGCTTTCGCCGATCTCCCAGGGGAACTCGTGGGTACCGTCGTCGCGGATGCTGGCCGCCACGGGGATCTCACGCACCACGCCCTCGTCCCACGAAGGTGTGGTCGCGTGCCTGCGCAGGTGCAGGAAGCGCACCCGGATGTCGAGCACCGGCTCCGCCGCCGGCTCGACCAGGCATTCGGTCCGCGCGTGGGAGGGCTCGCCCACGCCTGCCGGGTTCGGCGCCAGCACCCCGAACTGCCAGCGCATGCGGTTCTTCAACGCCGAGGCGCGGTACGGGTAGAGCAGGTAGCCCTCGAGCAGGACGGCATCGGCAACGGCACGAGCGTTGTCCAGACCCATGCGTTTCCCCCGGTCGTCGGCCGCAACGGCTTCCGCAGTGTCCGTCCCGCCTCCTGCACCCGCAACCAGGGTGTCGACTGCGCTCGGCCCGGTCTCGCCTACGGGTGACGGAGACGAGACCGGGCCGGAGCCTCACCTCGGTGCGGACAGCGACACTCCCTCCGCGCTCGGGCCAGGCGGAGTCGGCTGCTCGGCCAGAAGCCTGCGCAGGGCGGAAAGCACGTCGGTGCGGTCCGGGTGCGTCAGCACGGCCGCGACATGGGCGTCCGGCCTGATCACCCACACCTCGCTGGTCCCGGCCGACAGTGCCTCCGCGAGCGCGCCGGCGCGGTCGATCGCCGCGAGGTCGAGACAGCGCACCGGGACCTCGATCGCGGTGGCCGCGGCACGCACCTCGGCCTGGTCGACCCCACTGCCCGCCAGGAGCAGCACACCGTCCCGCGCGAGTTCCCGGAACCGGGTCGTGCCCCGGCCCGGGACCGACACCGGCGCGTCCGGCACCAGCACGCCGGGTCCGGGCGGCGGTGTCGTCCCACGTTCCGGGCGGCACGCGGGCAGGCGGTGGGCGCTCGGGGTCGTCAGCGGCGAGCGGGCGTACCAGAACGGCTCGGACAGCCGCCCGGAGTCGACCTCGGCCCACGCCGTGCGGTCGTGCACGGCGCGCTCCAGGATCGCGGTGCGCCGCTGCCGCTCCTGCTCGTCGGCGGGCACCAGGAAACGCATCGTCGTGCCGGTGACCTCCAGGTTCTCCACCGCCGCGGCGTGGCGTTCGTCGTGGTAGCTGTCGAGCAGCCGTTCGCCCGCCCAGCCGTGCACGACGAAGGCGATCTTCCACGCCGCGTTCTCGGCGTCCTGCACCCCGGAGTTGAGGCCCCGCGCGCCGAACGGGGACACCAGGTGCGCGCAGTCGCCGGCCAGCAGGACCCGGCCGACCCGCATGCGGTCCACCAGCCGCGAGTGGAACCGGTACACCGACTTCCACACGATCTCGTACGGGCGGTCGCCGATGATCGCGCGGATCCGCTCGTCCAGCGCCCCGCCCGCCTCTTCCGCGTCGAGGTCGTAGCCTGCCGGGACCTGCCAGTCGATGCGGAAGGTGGAGTCCGGGCAGGGGTGGATCAGCACCTGCCTGCCGGGGTTCCAGGCAGGGTCGAAGTAGAAGCGCCGCTCCCCCGCCCAGTCCGGCAGGCCGGTGCGGATGTCGCAGATCAGGAACCGGTCGTCGAACGACCGCCCGGTCAGTTCGACGCCCAGCATCCGCCGCACGGCATCACCGCGCGCCCCGGCACAGGCCACCGCCCAGCAGCCCTCGACGGTGGCCGTTCCCTCCGGTGTGGCGCAACGAAGGCGGACCCCGGCGCCGTCCTGCTCGATCCCGGTGACCCGGTGGCCCCACCGGACGTCGATGAGCGGTTCGGCCGCGATGCGCTCGTCCAGGATCTCCTCGGTGCGGGCCTGGGAGATGTTGACGAACGGCGGGAAAGCCGGACTGCCCCGTTCCTGGAAGGAGTACCCGAACAGCTCGCGGTCGCGGTAGAAGGTGCGCGCGGTGGTCCAGGTGACACCCTCGTCCGCGATCCGGCGCCCAGCGCCCACCGCGTCCCACACGTCGAGGACGTCGCGCTGCTGGCAGATCGCCTTCGAGCCGACCGGATCGCGCCGCGGGCGCTGGTCCAGCAGCACCACCGGCACCGCCCACCGGGCCAGCAGGAGCGCGGTGGTCTGCCCGACGGGACCGCCGCCCAGCACCAGCACCGGTCGGGACTGACTTGCGTTCATCGAACTCCAATCGGCGGCGGCTCAGCCCTGCAACCGGTCCCAGACCTCGCGGTCGCGCTCGGCGGTCCAGATCACCGGACGCTCCACACCGGACAGTTCGTCCCACAGGCGCGCCACGTCGAAGGGCAGGCAGTGCTCGAAGATCGGCCACCGCCCGTAGGTGCCGGCCAGCGCGGCGTGGCAGGCGTCGAAGGCGCCCTTGAGCGTGCCGCCGCGCTCCCGCTCCGCGCGGACCTCGCGGATCATGACCCGCAGGAAGTGCCTGGTCTGCTCGATCGCGGCACGCACCTGGTCCCGGCCGCGGGCGACCGCGCCCCGCCCGCCGACCAGGGCCTCGGCCTCCAGCGAAGCCACTGCGTCCAATGTGGACGTCGACCAGTCGAGGTGGAAGGCGTCGCCGGTGTAGAGCGCGGCCTCGGCCTCGACCAGGTCACCGGCGAACAGGATGCGCTGCTGCGGCAGCCAGGCGACGAGGTCGCCCTCGGTGTGCCCGCGGCCGCAGTAGCGCAGCTCCAGCTCGCCCCGGTCGCCGCCCAGCGGGATCGTCAGCCGCTCGCTGAACGTCAGACTCGGCCAGGTGAGCCCGGGAATGGACTCCGGTTCCTTGAACAGCCGGGGCATCCGCCCGAACTCCGATTCCCAGTCCTGTTTGCCGCGTTCGGCGATCAGGGCGCGGGTGTTGTCGTGGGCGATGACGACCTCGGCGTCGAAGGCGCTTGCGCCGAGCACCCGCACCGCGTGGTAGTGCGACAGGACCAGGTACTTGACCGGCTTGTCGGTGTGCTCGCGCAGCCTGGCCAGCCACTCCCGGGCCGCGGTGGGCGTGGCCAGGGCCTCGAAGCAGACCAGGAAGTCCTCGCCCTCGACGGCGCC of Saccharopolyspora erythraea contains these proteins:
- a CDS encoding MBL fold metallo-hydrolase codes for the protein MAAKPFASSGDLADKEQTLEVLADGVYALTAEGDPNVGAVEGEDFLVCFEALATPTAAREWLARLREHTDKPVKYLVLSHYHAVRVLGASAFDAEVVIAHDNTRALIAERGKQDWESEFGRMPRLFKEPESIPGLTWPSLTFSERLTIPLGGDRGELELRYCGRGHTEGDLVAWLPQQRILFAGDLVEAEAALYTGDAFHLDWSTSTLDAVASLEAEALVGGRGAVARGRDQVRAAIEQTRHFLRVMIREVRAERERGGTLKGAFDACHAALAGTYGRWPIFEHCLPFDVARLWDELSGVERPVIWTAERDREVWDRLQG
- a CDS encoding FAD-dependent monooxygenase; protein product: MNASQSRPVLVLGGGPVGQTTALLLARWAVPVVLLDQRPRRDPVGSKAICQQRDVLDVWDAVGAGRRIADEGVTWTTARTFYRDRELFGYSFQERGSPAFPPFVNISQARTEEILDERIAAEPLIDVRWGHRVTGIEQDGAGVRLRCATPEGTATVEGCWAVACAGARGDAVRRMLGVELTGRSFDDRFLICDIRTGLPDWAGERRFYFDPAWNPGRQVLIHPCPDSTFRIDWQVPAGYDLDAEEAGGALDERIRAIIGDRPYEIVWKSVYRFHSRLVDRMRVGRVLLAGDCAHLVSPFGARGLNSGVQDAENAAWKIAFVVHGWAGERLLDSYHDERHAAAVENLEVTGTTMRFLVPADEQERQRRTAILERAVHDRTAWAEVDSGRLSEPFWYARSPLTTPSAHRLPACRPERGTTPPPGPGVLVPDAPVSVPGRGTTRFRELARDGVLLLAGSGVDQAEVRAAATAIEVPVRCLDLAAIDRAGALAEALSAGTSEVWVIRPDAHVAAVLTHPDRTDVLSALRRLLAEQPTPPGPSAEGVSLSAPR
- a CDS encoding hydrogenase maturation protease, whose amino-acid sequence is MSGRVLVAGIGNVFLGDDGFGVEVVGRLLDEEHPEGVRVADFGVRGVHLAYELMNGYDAVVLVDAVPLPEEPGTVQVIEADLDAVEPAAPGAAAPVMDAHGMTPDAVFGLFRALGGSVGRALVVGCRPLDCAERMGLSAPVAAAVDRAAGLVRELVGELIAAPRTEPGFEPGR